The genome window CAGGTTTGAATGGATGATACCTGGTAACAGCTGCCATGTTTTCCTGTAATGGCAGCTCATTGGAGGAGTGTGGCCTTCTTGAACCAATGGAAACTGAGATGCAAGAGTCTGATACTGCCCTCATGCCCACCACTCTCAGGGTGGCACTGGCTGCCATCATGATCTTCATGATCACCATCGGTTTCCTCGGCAATGCCATTGTGTGTCTGATAGTGTATCAGAAACCAGCCATGCGTTCAGCGATTAATCTGCTCCTGGCCACGCTGGCCTTCTCTGACATCATGCTGTCATTGCTATGCATGCCATTCACCGCCGTCACTCTCGCAACTACGGACTGGAGCTTTGGAGTGGGATTCTGCCGCGTGTCCGTCATGCTGTACTGGCTGTTTGTTCTGGAAGGTGTGTCCATCCTTCTGATCATCAGCGTCGATCGCTTCCTCATTATAGTTCAGCGGCAGGACAAGCTGACGCCACATCGGGCGAAAATTCTCATTGCCGCGTCATGGGCTCTGTCGCTCTGCGTGTCCCTACCGTCCGTGGTTGGCTGGAGGACAGCTGGGATCGGTGCGCAAGTgccgcaatgcattctgggatacaGCGAATCGCTGGCGGACCGGGGTTACACGGTTCTGCTAGCGGTCACGGTGTTTTTTGTGCCATTCGGTGTGATGTTGTATTCCTACCTGTGTATTCTCAACACGGTGCGACGCAACGCGCTGCGCATCCACAATCACACCAGTGAAGGCAGCGTCGCCATCAACCATGTCAGCAAGTTAGGTTTAACCGGTCTACAGCGGCCCCAAGTCAATGTGGACATGAGTTTCAAAACCAGGGCCTTCACCACCATCCTCATCCTTTTCATTGGCTTCTCTGTATGTTGGTTGCCACATACGGTGGTGAGCCTGCTGGCGGTGTTCAGTAGACGCTTCTACCTCAGCCCAGCGTTTTACCCGGTCAGCATCGGGGCGCTGTGGTTGAGTTACTTAAAAGCGGTTTTCAACCCTGTGATATATTGCTGGAGAATCCGAAAGTTTCGTGAGGCCTGTCTGGAGTTTATGCCCAAGACTTGTCATCTCTGTCCCAAGATTCCCGGGAGAAGTCGCAGGCGTATAAGACCCAGCAACATCTATGTGTGCAGCAGTGAGACCCAGTCTTCAGTCTAGGATTTGCGCCAAAGTATGTTTAATATTGACAAGCCAAGAATGAAAGATGATGTTTAGATGTAAAACACTTAAGTCATGGTTTCAAGGGACTGTGTCCTTGAAATCCCACGGAGATGAGAACGCTTATGAATTGAATACTTGACAAATACCTCCTTCTATCATAGTCTGCAGTGATGAAGGAAAAAGCATTCAAATTCATCAAAGCAATATTCATATATGTTCCTGAACTAGGTCCTGAACTGAATTTCTTTGATTTCAGTTGGAAAGATTTCACATGTTCTGCAATTTTGTAAAACATGGAAGTTGTCAAATAAAGTAACTAAACTGGTGATTTACTGAACATGTTTGATAGAATTTATTCATGATTAGGGGAggggtttttgtttttgttcattatttacattcacattttttaatttccaaagTGAAACTGTAGGACTGATGGGAGTTGAACTGCATCCCtgctgaaacaaaacaaaacaaaacaaaacaaaacaactaaaaccagcctaagctgACTGGCTGGTCTTGGCTGGTCTTCCAGCCTGGTCATAGCTGGTTTAGAAGGCTTGTTTTAAAGGGGTTTTGGCCATTTTTTAGATGGCCTTAAACCAGCTACATCCAACTTACTTAAACCAGCAAAGAtcattttcagttgttttacCAGTCTGACTGAAGAATTTTGCTTTTGCAGTTTGCCTATATCACGTTTGACTGAAGAATTTTGCTTAtgcaaattgcatgaaactgcCATCATAGACACTCTCATGTAATATTTTCACCATTCCTGAAACTTGTCATTTGGagtgcattattttttaaaaatgtggcaTTGTCAGTTAGGCAAGAATTGTAGATTGTCCATTTCAGTTGGGTTTCTTTATCAGCCATTTGGTAAATATCCCTATATAAAAGCCGATACTCAAATCTGCCaatattgaaaaagaaaaaaggtgttGAGTGTTGACTGATATGTGTCTTCCGGTGCCCAAGGCTGATATCAATGTCAAAAGTGCAGAGTTGCGGAGGTCTGATACAATGTAATAACATATACCTGGCTGGTAGCAAATGAGATTTTCACAAGATCAGTGAAGTGAAACAAACTCTTATTTTACACAATgagtaaataaaatgtttattctaACAAGTGGACATGGTTACCAGTCAGTGCTAATAATTTGTAAGTGGCTAAATATTGacctgttaaagggttagtccacctaaaaatgaaatttctgtcattaagtactgaccctcatgtcaccccaaacctgtaagaaatccaagggtttctgaagcacacatatatatatatatatatatacgtcattgcacattttgaggtcctaaaaagtattaaagacgtcgttaaaatagtccatgtgactacagtggttcaaccttaatgttatgaaatgacaagaatactttttgtgtgcaaaaacaaaacaaaaataacgactttatcaACAATTTATTCTCTCTCCTGTCAGTTTCTTGCGCTGTTGAcatagtgaacgcagtgcagagcgTCCGTGTTTACGTCTGGACACCAGTTCAGTATTGGCGACTCTGTACATGTGAGCACCATGATGCATGCGTGTAATGCTGACCAATAATGTgtcagcgttctgacatagaacacaGAAGCGtttactggtttggaacgacatgagggtgagtaattaatgatagaaatttaatttttgggtgaactaacactttaatggTCTGGCCAGTCAGTAACATTGATTTAATTTCTTTCAGAGTAGTAAATCTATGTGCAAATGCATGTGAAAATATGATATAACTTTCTTTAGGTAAGTCAAAGCCTGTCAATTCTGTTTGAAAATTAAGTATAATTGACTCATGAATTGACTCGTTCTTTATTTAGCTCATGTTTCTTTCTGCCCTTGCAAACATTGTACTGTAGGTGGCAGTAATGGTCATGTGATGTTAAACGTCTCTCACATAAGCGCAGAACAAGAGCGCTTTTTCCTGCGATCCCCGGAACTGGACTGAGAAATATGGCGTCGCACAGGGGAGACAGAACGAAAAACCCCACATCAAATGCTGGAGATGTTTCCAAAATCGACCTTCTGCTTCACCCAGAGCTCCTTTCTCAAGAGTTCATTCAGCTCATGTTACATGAGGTGAGATTCGGAGCAACATGAAATCAGTCGGTTTACTGTAGACTACATCGCATAACGTGCTTGTTCTTTACaggaaaataatattaatagttttgttatttttggttaGTTATACATTTATCAGATAGTAAATATACCTGAAATCTGAAGAACGAATAAATCAATAGTCACTGAACAGCAGCAAACGAATCACGCCTGTGTTGTGTTTTAGAGGAAGATAGCAGTGCGTAATCATGAGGACCGTGACCAACTGACAGGTCTGTACCTGCGGCATGTCCTCCCTCTCCCGCAGAGAGATCTGCCCAGCAGCCGCTGGGGGAAGAGGATGGAGAAGAGCAAAGCGCGGCAGAGCTGCACCAGTGCGCACAGGTACACTGTCACACAGGTTATGATGCTGAGCTTAAAAGAATTGTTCAGGAATTGTTGTtgtataaataatatgaaaattatttaacatTGATTTACTCTcgtgacagtaaagataatttataatgttacaaaagatttatgttTCAatttataaatgctgttcttttgaactttctattcatcaaggaatacTATATATTAGGGTTGGGCATCTAAGGTATAATGCCGATCCGATACGCATCTTGATACAAAAGTATCCGATCcgatatattaatacattttgcgATGCAATACGATACGATTCACACCCATATCACGATACGATGCGATAATTCAGCACTAGCTAATTAGATCAAGTTTATGTGGTGATGTGAAAGAGGATGCGGTGCCATTGAGTTCGATTATTTATTAACCAAGTAAAACCAATACTTTTTTACAAACTGGCTCTTCTCTCAGAGCCTGAGTGTCGGTTTACAGTAGAGGGCCATTTTAGAACACATGGCACATATTATTTAAGTACTATTTCCAAGATAAACAGTTATTGCCGTAGAGCGCGCGGAACTGTTAGCAAGCGGGGCATGGAAAAAACTTTCAATACTTTTCTCACCACTTTTGGAGCTGGTAGCTACAGGTGAGTCACAGCTGGAGGCAGGGGATGCAGGGGCACTGGCAGACGCTTCCGAATCCACAACAACACCGTGGCGCCGCTTCAAGTGAGATATCAGATTAGTCGTACTGCCCGTGTATTTTACAGATGCGCGGCACATTTTAAAATTGCATCTGTCTTGTCAAGTCGTCCGTCTTTCTTGTAAAATCCATAGTGTTCCCAAACTTTAGATTTAAAATTTAGTGGAGGATAAATTATCTCGGCGTCCGACATGTTTGTTTTGCTTACTCCTCGCGCTTCCTGACAACTACCTTTGGGCGCATCACTGGCTTCATCCGCGCAGCTGATACATTGAGTTGTAGTGTACACACATCCGCAAGTCCGTTGCTTAGGCCTACTTTATGTAGGTCGATTAAATTATGCGCAAAAAAACAGGTTGACAACActtgttaataaataaagaaatacattCTGTATTAAAAGGATAAGCTGTATCTCGGGAAAACCGATGCATCTCGATTTGTTTCCAAAATTTCATTCATCCTCTGCTGCTCTACCGATGCACTCGCATCGTGCACGCGCATGACCGCGTATCGATACATATCGGTTAATCTTCCCATCcctactaatatatatatatatatatatatatatatataatttattaatattaacaatataaattactattaaatcCCTTGTTTGAGGTGTACCACAAAGCCTACATGATTGGTAATGGTATGTAACTGtccgtaatttatttatttgccaaacgGAGTTTATTCAAATCTGCCAGTTACGGAGACTTCCGGGTAAGCTGATCTACAGCAGCTTTTGCGCCTTCGCTAAGGCATTAACACACCAAaccaccaagccgacggtcggccgactaagttttctcagtgttgttccacaccgtcagctttttttcggccgacatgttgaatcggcgtcggcgCTCGTtggtccgtcgggccatctgatcattctgattggctgttcagctactgccacctgctggtacgggaaggcatttcatcttatgcaggcgcagaacggacgtgctacttggccgtcgggtgtcgagcgtcggtttggtgtgtcaggccaactttggacccagacgctgctgacgtgagccaaccccgcagccTGCTTTCGTTGCCACTAGTTCGTCAGCGTCGGCTTggtatgttcctgcctttatgGAACGTCATCATTGTCCTGCGTTTTCATTGGTTTGCTGGCCTATGGCGAATTTCATAAGCAGGATAAGCTGTGAGCGGACCGCTCGCCCAAGAGgaaaaatgagctgctgccagATCTCGATCACCAAAAATCACATTGTATAAACTAACTAGACTTAGCCAGACTTTTACAAGcggattacaaaaatacagcatattttgcaaacgcACCTTTCGCATGTTGCGCCTTCGTTGACTCAAACATCAAGGCACATCTCAACAGGTAAATATGGGCTACTCTCAATAAAAGGTCCAGCATATTAGAAATACTTACCGCTGTGTTGCTATTTGTCGAGAGCAAGCAAATGAGTAAACTAACACTGTCTAGAGAGAACGCGAGCGTCTTGCTATTCAACGTAACTGCATCGGCCACATTTTCTGACGCACCACCCAGCATACCCGGTTAAAAAAAGTCACTGCTCgccactaatatatatatatatatatatatatatatagtgtgtttgtttgttttacggaattttttttaattacagttgGATTTCGTCTACATGTGTCTCACTCTTGCCGCACAAATATTATTGAATGAAAGAACCCGTGTTACACGGCTTACACAAACGAATATCGAATATAATGAtgcaatgtaatgtaatattctTTTTATGGGGGGGGTGCTACCTCACAGAAATGAGTTTTTGCAGGGTGGGATGTCTGTtattatggttacactttacaataaggttcatttgttaacattcgtaaatgtattattaacttacatgaactaaccatgggcaatacatttgttactgtatttgttaatctttgttaatgttagttaattaaaaatacagcagttcgttacttcacagtgcattaactgttaacaaatacaacttgattttaataatgtattagtaaatgttgaaatgaacattaagattaataaatgctgtagaagttcattattagttcatgttaactaataatgaaccttatggtaaagtgttactgttattattgttattgtcatcatcatcatctttattTATCATGTTAGTTGTACAGAAGAAACACAAGCAGTTTCCCAGATGAGTGATCAGTTACAGTGTTTCCCTGGACAACAGTCATTATTCCAAAATATCTGACTGAAGTATGACAGAGAGCTTTGTAATAATTACTTAAACTTATCCAtccacatgtttttttttttttgccctcgtaatctttaatcaaaatagctcccccctccctcttgcagcgacttctctgatgacgtttaCAGGTGTGAGGGCAGgatcaacctgtcactcacatgacatcacaacaatagcaaaccacaaccatccaatcaattcgcCATGGACAAAATTAAAGTCCTGCCCTACAGTTTTTCTTGCTCGAGAAGCAGTTTCACACGGATATACATcaaaatagggaagaaaagtctATCACAGCTTccgtttcatgttgacttgtCAAGTGTGGAAATCTCATTGCCGTCTGTGTTCAGATTCAAAAGTGATTCACACCAGGGGCCTGTACtatgatggtagttgaacaaactcagggttataggattagtttcaagttgacaaaaccaaaccactacaatccggctttgttggtaccatgatgctgatcatcaactttctctgtcaactcaggctttgatcctgagtttgtggagcgcgtgcacatgaatgcgtgacatcagtgatgaacagccaatcacatgccttgcaacagaaAGAAACTGTGATTTACTTCTCGTGAGAGAGCCAGCatgattcaaaactcttttgctgaaggtaaagagattgaagaaaatgaagaatttaaatgcatttacactaaagaaaatacttgtccatgaaagaggaaaaataaaagaaattatcttgctctatcagagcaagtgaaaattgtcaagtgtttatatagtttattatataCAGCAATAGAGATTCAAACATGTAAGGttatgtagtcatttttaaagcgTTATCTGTTGATTCTACAGcttacatatgatctgtatatattaatatttatttaaaataaatgcttaataataactgttaaactaaaattgcttgtgtgtaatggattaataataatatagatcatataataattatataaatcatatataaatcaaaataattctataaatcattaaagcaagacaatttcatcgttaaatatttgtttttactatatagtgatctttaatttggaggaagagaaactgggggagggactttattgcgttggacgtgtcagtgtcactttgctcacatctgattggtccaatttcggtttgagatctcttatccagaacataacctgctgtggagcgtaagttactatggcgatgaacaccgctaaaagccaagtcactttcatggtacctaaaacccaggattggcacaaactaatctgaaacttaaCTGGCTAACCAGCTAAtccggcttcatggtacaggccccaggtTTGATGACCTTTGGTGGCAAAACTTAATtgtttacatgtcttttaatgaaatttaataCACTGTTAATatgtggaataaaaaaaaaaaaatttaaaaaaatgagcGCACCAGcagagaagtttttttttttgtgaaaaataattaaaattttatgttCACAGAAAGTAGTCATATGGCTGTTATGTAACtgcatgaaaatgtccaaagGTATGGTTTCTCCTATATTATAACTCTGTTTTGTTTCAGTTCAAGCACTGATAGTGGCAGGAAGAGGCCGTTGATTGTGTTTGATGGCAGCTCTACTAAAACTGGCAGTGTGAAGCTGAAGAAACCCGATACTTCATCAGCACCTGTCGCCACAGACCGAATAAAGCCCCCAGTTTCCAGTATCAGTCTCACAAACCCCATACGCAAGCTCTCTGGGACCTCTACAAACTGCTCTTCCTCAAATTCCTCTAACAGGACCCCAGTGTCATCGCCAGGGGCCAGTCCCAAAAGCCCCTGTAATCACTCTAACACTGCCAACTCCTCGCCACATTCAAACAATACCACGTCTAAGCTAAAGCGCATGTCCCCCAGCGATGGAGAACATGACACTGCTGTAAGTATGACACTAACACCATGGAAATCTGTTTATTTACCTTGACAGGAGGTTTGAGAGTGGATTTGGTTTTGACAgtaaatgtgaatttaaattttctgatttaatttcttccttttttttcatGGCAGAAGGACATTAAGTCACCTGATGCAAAGAAAAAGATTCAACACATCACATGGCCATAATCTCTGATGTCATCAAGGACAGATGAATAACGCCACTGACATCATCTGCTGGGTCTCTGTGTTGGCCAAGAAAGACACTCATGATGAGACACATGAATTTGAAAGATTGGTTCTTATCACACACCTCAAGTTGTCAATCTCACCTTTACTTACCAGCCTCAGGAAAAGTGACTTGTGCAGTGTGACCCTCCGGTTCATTTCACAACCAGGAAATGCTTCGGCTTTAGGCTTGGTGTAGTGATGAAGGAACTGACACATTCCTAGCAGTTTTATGTTGGACTGATCAGAGTTTCCCTTTAGAAATCTTTCTTGCAATTAATAAACTTTTCAGTGCACGTGAATCATGTTGACAAATCAAACCCACCTAGAGGGAATAGATGGACATGCTCTTGATGTGTTTTAGAGATGTCTGCTGTGTTTTACTGACATAGGAATATACTGAGTAACTGAAGAAATCACTCCTTTCTCCAATAAAATGTTTGCAAGTTGATCTGAGACTTGGATTGGAATAGGCCCTTCCAAGTGGTTTGGCCAATATCAAGTAAATCCCATGACAGTTTTGTCTTTAGCCCCCATAATGCAGTTGTGATGTGTGTTGCATCATGCATTGATGTATTTAAGTAAGAAAGCAAAATGAAGGGTACTTCACATGTCAGTGTTTTAGTGAAGGTTTTTCTAGGCATAATGAATTGAGTTTTTATTGAACTGCATGGAATGTTTCTCACTGACAACCAGCCTGATGAAATAAACGGC of Ctenopharyngodon idella isolate HZGC_01 chromosome 9, HZGC01, whole genome shotgun sequence contains these proteins:
- the c9h2orf49 gene encoding ashwin; translation: MASHRGDRTKNPTSNAGDVSKIDLLLHPELLSQEFIQLMLHERKIAVRNHEDRDQLTGLYLRHVLPLPQRDLPSSRWGKRMEKSKARQSCTSAHSSSTDSGRKRPLIVFDGSSTKTGSVKLKKPDTSSAPVATDRIKPPVSSISLTNPIRKLSGTSTNCSSSNSSNRTPVSSPGASPKSPCNHSNTANSSPHSNNTTSKLKRMSPSDGEHDTAKDIKSPDAKKKIQHITWP
- the gpr45 gene encoding high-affinity lysophosphatidic acid receptor → MFSCNGSSLEECGLLEPMETEMQESDTALMPTTLRVALAAIMIFMITIGFLGNAIVCLIVYQKPAMRSAINLLLATLAFSDIMLSLLCMPFTAVTLATTDWSFGVGFCRVSVMLYWLFVLEGVSILLIISVDRFLIIVQRQDKLTPHRAKILIAASWALSLCVSLPSVVGWRTAGIGAQVPQCILGYSESLADRGYTVLLAVTVFFVPFGVMLYSYLCILNTVRRNALRIHNHTSEGSVAINHVSKLGLTGLQRPQVNVDMSFKTRAFTTILILFIGFSVCWLPHTVVSLLAVFSRRFYLSPAFYPVSIGALWLSYLKAVFNPVIYCWRIRKFREACLEFMPKTCHLCPKIPGRSRRRIRPSNIYVCSSETQSSV